The genomic stretch tttctccacCAAGGATAACGTGTGTTTTTCAATCCTAACtttggattccctccgccgatcctaattggacgccggagtattctatcagccgccgagttatctgcccgacgggagcgactcccgcgcacagaaactctgCCACCGTCCGCCGAGCCTATTGGTCGCCGGAAATTGATATCCACCGCCGGTGCTTATTAAGGGAAACACCCTTAACAGCGcaccacgtcgcctcggcgcgtggcgagacggctcgTCACTTCGTGACGGGACGCGGGACGGGATCGGGACGGGGCGCCACAACGCGTCGCGCCGCCGTCCCGTCCTGTCCCCCGTGACGGAACGCGGGGCGGGTGCCCTAATACAACTACTCACTTAAAAGTTTCAGCTGCAAAAAACAATCGCATGGTTATCAACTGGTAATTTATCATCTAATAATGtgttaataatattaaatgctACTACTACTCcacatttataattttgattacACGAATTAGTGAAAGAAAATTTCGAGCACCCCACCAAAAAAAGCAAAGAATAGAGAAGAAAGAGTGGGGCCCTGTGCAACCGCGAGTACAGTTTTGGGGTTCTGAATTCTGATTTTTAGCACtgacaaaattttcaaaagccAAATCCTTTTACGCTCCACagatagagtgagagagaggACTCCGATTTTGACCGCCATTGATACCAAGCTTTCTCACTCTGCCCAACCTCCTGCCACCCTGGGGAaagaaaaacctgaaaaaaaggAGGacgaaaagagaataaagttttGTTCTACAACTGCTTTCTCCTCTCATCAATGAACCACTTTTCGAACTTgcatttgcatcctaaattgactccatttttttcaattttgagtTAATTCAATGGACCCCGAACTCGAACCACCTCAACTGCAATTTAGATCCGCTCAAATGGGTGGCGCGTTTGACGACTTTCATGGACTCATCTCCCCTCCACAGGTCACCGGTGGCAGCTCGTTCACGGCGCTGCTCGAGCTTGCCCCGCCACAAGCGGTGGAGCTTCTGGTCACGGAAGATTTTCCGGCTAAAcaacctccgccgccgccaatTTTTCCTACTGATATCGGTCTCATCCACCGCGCCTCAAAGTTCTCCGTCTTTGCTTCAGCTGATAATTCTCTGGAGAGCAATGCGATTCTCTCGGTCTCAAACTCGATTCCGGTGAAGCAGGAGGAGCTGGACGCGGATTCCCGCCGAAATTCCTCTTCTCCGGCGGGTTCGGATCAGAGTCTGAAGTCCGGCAAGCGAAAGGAGAGGGAGAAAAAGGTATATTCACACTCTGTAGCACATGAAACCTGTGGAATTTGTTAATTCATTTGAAATTGTTTTTCTTCTGCAGTTGAAAGAATCGAATAAAAAGAGCAAAAGTAAGGCAGCAaacgacgacggcgaggagcTGCCTTACGTTCACGTCAGAGCTCGCCGCGGCCAAGCCACGGACAGTCATAGCTTAGCTGAAAGAGTAAATATCTCTGGATCCCATTGTTGACCTCTCACTAATCTTGATTAGGTAACCTTGAGAACTGCAATTAAGTTGTAATTAATGTTTAATTGCTGTCGTATGCAGGCAAGGAGGGATAAGATTAATGCCAGAATGAAGCTGTTACAGGAGCTAGTACCCGGATGCAACAAGGTTAGCTGTCACAACTGTCTGTTATCCATTATTGTTAGTTCAATGGGGTCTAATTGTGGGGATTATGTGAGGGAGCAACATCATTTCTTACTTGAATATGACAGCCTTTTGCTAATGATGGGCTGATTTTAATTTTGGCTTGTAGATTGTTTGTTAATTAGATAATTATTGATAATTGCATAAGCGTGTCACTTTCAACTTTTTTAATTgtgaaaaagaaaggaaaaggtgATGGCTTTTGCATCAAGAGAAGTGGTGGGGTTCTTCTGAAGTGTCACTCACCCCTCTTAATTCttgttttgtgtttaatcttTTCGGCCTTTTTAAATCGGTTCGTTATCGGTCCTTGTTAGGCCCTTGCTGTCATTTGCTAAGCAATGTTGTGTTTTCTTGCTCCTCAGCTAGGATTGATATTTTCAGGCCATTCTAAACGTTTGGCTCCTTTAACCAAGTGCATTTGTAGGTGTGTTGTTCAGGTTTATGATTAAGGTGTTTGGAGATTTTGGTTGGATTTCCTTCTATGTAATTGGTCTACAACTGGAAGCATATTTGATAGCAATCAATCTAGGAAGATAAGTAAAAGAAGTAGTACCTTGCTCAAGGCTGATTGCTAACCTGCACAATATGCTAATTAATTGAAGAATTAAGACGAATAATTTTTTCTTCGGATCTATTtggataaaattaaaatatggtGCCAATAGTGATTGTAATTACATTATTTCTGCCAGTCTCTGTAGTGATTGTTGGGTGTCGAGTGCGCAATTTATGTGATGTAAAATCACATGTTagcatttaatcataatcattcgTGAGAAAATAGGCAGACAATTGGAGCACTAGATCATTGTTGGTGGAAGTGGAAGAAGCTATTTTCTTCATCATCTGTACAGGCCTTGGGGTTAATGTTGCCTGGCAATAACTTTCAGTGAAAAGGACTAGTGAAATAATGGTGTCAGAGTTGATATCATCTGTCCAAGCAGTTGTTCATGGTCGTCTGTTATAAGATCACCTGTATATGGTTCTCACTCCAATGCACGACGATTGTATAGTTACCAAAATTATCTTGACATTATTGATCTGGTTTGGGTTGATATACATGCATTTTAAAGTCTCCATTCTGACATTTGTGTTTTGCATTATTAGAACACCTCTTAATAACCAACAACTACTGTATGGCCCCATCAGCCAGTGAAACACAGCTGCATAAAACAATCCTTTGATGTGATAACAGTAAAGTAAAATACAAGGTGAAAAAGGTTGTCAATTGTTATAAATGAATGTGGACTATTTCTATGGAGcggacaaaaaaggaaatatggcaTGTttctatgggacagagggagtagatCTTTTGATAAATCGATCATCTTTATCCCAGATCATCCATGTAAATGCTGCAATTATTTTCATCAAGTTCTGGAAATATACTATTGGAAGGTGTGAGGGGGTTTGTCTTAATTTTTCTTTAGTGATCCAAGAAAGTTCATgatgtgatttttatttttctattagcTATTTCTTCGCTAGGATACTGTCCTGCATGTATATAGA from Salvia splendens isolate huo1 chromosome 4, SspV2, whole genome shotgun sequence encodes the following:
- the LOC121798715 gene encoding transcription factor bHLH48-like isoform X1, whose product is MDPELEPPQLQFRSAQMGGAFDDFHGLISPPQVTGGSSFTALLELAPPQAVELLVTEDFPAKQPPPPPIFPTDIGLIHRASKFSVFASADNSLESNAILSVSNSIPVKQEELDADSRRNSSSPAGSDQSLKSGKRKEREKKLKESNKKSKSKAANDDGEELPYVHVRARRGQATDSHSLAERARRDKINARMKLLQELVPGCNKISGTAMVLDEIINHVQALQRQVEFLSMRLAAVSPGIDFDLDSLFTVNGSSNDNSYSGMFAPPICTEGQLDGARQLQLQQLWHCDELHQSVWARETDTSNFIAPANSLLSYDSTSANSGKPVAPRCTTS
- the LOC121798715 gene encoding transcription factor bHLH48-like isoform X2; translated protein: MDPELEPPQLQFRSAQMGGAFDDFHGLISPPQVTGGSSFTALLELAPPQAVELLVTEDFPAKQPPPPPIFPTDIGLIHRASKFSVFASADNSLESNAILSVSNSIPVKQEELDADSRRNSSSPAGSDQSLKSGKRKEREKKLKESNKKSKSKAANDDGEELPYVHVRARRGQATDSHSLAERARRDKINARMKLLQELVPGCNKISGTAMVLDEIINHVQALQRQVEFLSMRLAAVSPGIDFDLDSLFTVNGSSNDNSYSGMFAPPICTEGQLDGARQLQLQQLWHCDELHQSVWARETDTSNFIAPANSLLSYDSTSANSAF